The Salvia miltiorrhiza cultivar Shanhuang (shh) chromosome 1, IMPLAD_Smil_shh, whole genome shotgun sequence genome has a window encoding:
- the LOC131012661 gene encoding uncharacterized protein LOC131012661, protein MRSPEGSCSVKPFGGLVVVLGGDFRQILPVVPNGSRHDIVHASISSSQLWTSCKVLRLTKNMRLQGGASGSDAEDIKKFAEWILSIGDGTAGESIGDGEADLRLPDDMIIRDSSNPIASIVKSTYPDVLHTLSNPEYFKDRAILAPTNDIVDSINEYVMSLMPAKERVYLSSDNICKDNGEVDLDDQVFSVEYLNTIKCSGLPSHEIKLKEGCIIMLLRNIDPSNELCNGTRMIVTKLGARVIEAKMISGNNAGKKFLIARMITSPSDFTKFPIRFQRRQFPLSLCFAMTINKSQGQSLANVGLYLPKPVFTHGQLYVAVSRVTSKKGLKILTCDAEGQTHNTTTNVVYNEIFDKL, encoded by the exons ATGCGATCCCCCGAAGGAAGTTGTTCAGTGAAACCATTTGGTGGTTTGGTTGTTGTACTAGGGGGGGATTTTAGGCAGATCTTGCCAGTTGTCCCCAATGGGAGCCGACACGACATTGTGCATGCTTCAATAAGCTCTTCTCAACTTTGGACATCATGCAAAGTTCTGAGGTTGACTAAGAATATGAGATTACAG GGAGGAGCGTCTGGATCTGATGCTGAAGACATCAAGAAATTTGCAGAATGGATACTTAGTATAGGGGATGGTACAGCTGGTGAGAGTATTGGTGATGGAGAAGCCGATTTGAGGTTACCAGACGATATGATAATACGGGATTCAAGTAATCCTATTGCATCTATAGTGAAAAGTACTTATCCAGACGTACTGCATACCCTGTCTAATCCAGAATATTTTAAGGATAGAGCTATCCTGGCCCCAACCAATGATATAGTTGATTCGATTAATGAATATGTCATGTCCTTGATGCCTGCCAAAGAAAGAGTATATCTTAGCTCGGATAACATTTGCAAAGATAATGGAGAAGTTGACCTCGATGATCAAGTCTTTTCAGTTGAGTATCTGAACACGATCAAATGTTCGGGATTGCCGAGTCATGAAATCAAATTGAAGGAAGGATGCATTATCATGCTTCTCAGAAATATAGATCCTTCAAATGAGCTTTGCAATGGCACAAGGATGATAGTCACTAAACTTGGGGCCCGCGTGATTGAAGCCAAGATGATTTCAGGTAATAATGCAGGCAAAAAGTTTCTCATTGCAAGAATGATCACGAGCCCCTCGGACTTCACAAAATTTCCGATTCGATTTCAAAGGAGGCAGTTCCCACTAAGTCTTTGTTTTGCAATGACAATAAACAAAAGTCAGGGTCAGTCTCTTGCAAATGTAGGTTTATACCTACCGAAGCCTGTGTTTACCCACGGCCAATTGTACGTTGCAGTCTCAAGAGTTACTAGCAAAAAAGGCCTCAAAATTTTAACATGTGATGCAGAAGGACAAACGCACAACACAACTACTAACGTTGTGTACAATGAAATTTTTGATAAACTGTGA